From the genome of Phytohabitans rumicis, one region includes:
- a CDS encoding protein meaA, giving the protein MESRLPERDRPWVMRTYAGHSSAAATNALFRRNLTKGQTGLSVAFDLPTQTGYDPDHELAAGEVGRVGVPVAHLGDARALFDGIPLAEANTSMTINATAMWLLALYVVAADEQGAPTHALAGTTQNDIVKEYLSRGTYIFPPAPSLRLTTDTIAWTVANAPKWNPVNICSYHLQEAGATPVQEVGFALATAVAVLDAVRDSGQVPPERMGDVVQRVSFFVNAGVRFVEEMAKMRAFARLWDDLTRDRYGVTDAKQRRFRYGVQVNSLGLTEAQPENNIQRIVLEMLGVTLSRGARARAVQLPAWNEALGLPRPWDQQWSLRMQQVLAFESDLLEYPDLFDGSRVVEGLVDSIVDGARVELDKILDLGGVVAAVETGYLKSALVASLAERRRRLEEGTDVVVGVNRFTETEPSPLTASGAEAIEQVDPAVERSAADAVRAWRAGRDRSAVDNALTLLKEQAAGSENLMPVTLDCVRAGVTTGEWAGALREVFGEYRAPTGLSAAGALREDASLSSVRERVSRTARDLGTGRLRLLVGKPGLDGHSNGAEQIAVRARDAGFEVVYQGIRLTPGQIVAAAVEEDVDLVGLSVLSGSHLNAVPAVLDGLRAAGRADLPVVVGGIIPPADAAKLRDAGVARVFTPKDFALTGIMDELVTVVREANGLS; this is encoded by the coding sequence ATGGAGAGTCGCCTACCCGAGCGGGATCGCCCGTGGGTCATGCGCACTTACGCTGGGCACTCGTCGGCGGCCGCGACCAACGCGCTTTTCCGCCGCAACCTGACAAAAGGGCAGACCGGTCTCTCGGTCGCCTTCGACCTGCCGACCCAGACCGGCTATGACCCAGATCACGAGCTGGCCGCCGGCGAGGTGGGCCGGGTCGGCGTGCCGGTGGCGCACCTCGGCGACGCGCGGGCGCTCTTCGACGGCATCCCGCTGGCCGAGGCCAACACGTCCATGACGATCAACGCGACGGCCATGTGGCTGCTCGCCCTGTACGTCGTCGCCGCGGATGAGCAGGGGGCCCCTACTCACGCCTTGGCCGGCACGACGCAGAACGACATCGTCAAGGAGTACCTGTCCCGCGGGACGTACATCTTCCCGCCCGCGCCGTCGCTGCGGCTGACCACCGACACGATCGCCTGGACCGTCGCCAACGCTCCGAAGTGGAACCCGGTCAACATCTGCTCGTACCACCTCCAGGAGGCCGGCGCGACGCCCGTGCAGGAGGTCGGCTTCGCGCTCGCCACCGCGGTCGCCGTGCTGGACGCGGTGCGCGACAGCGGTCAGGTCCCGCCGGAGCGGATGGGCGACGTCGTGCAGCGGGTCTCGTTCTTCGTCAACGCGGGCGTGCGCTTCGTCGAGGAGATGGCGAAGATGCGGGCGTTCGCGCGGCTGTGGGACGACCTGACCCGTGACCGGTACGGGGTGACCGATGCGAAGCAGCGCCGCTTCCGGTACGGCGTACAGGTGAACTCCCTGGGGCTGACCGAGGCGCAGCCGGAGAACAACATCCAGCGGATCGTGCTGGAGATGCTCGGCGTGACGCTCTCCCGTGGCGCGCGGGCCCGCGCGGTCCAGCTCCCCGCGTGGAACGAGGCGCTCGGACTGCCCCGCCCGTGGGACCAGCAGTGGTCACTGCGCATGCAGCAGGTGCTGGCGTTCGAGTCGGACCTGCTGGAGTATCCGGACCTGTTCGACGGGTCGCGGGTGGTCGAGGGCCTGGTGGACTCCATCGTGGACGGTGCCCGGGTCGAGCTGGACAAGATCCTGGACCTGGGCGGCGTGGTGGCCGCCGTGGAGACCGGCTACCTCAAGAGCGCGCTCGTCGCCTCGCTGGCCGAGCGCCGCCGCCGGCTGGAAGAGGGCACGGACGTCGTGGTGGGCGTCAACCGGTTCACCGAGACCGAGCCGTCGCCGCTGACCGCGTCCGGCGCCGAGGCCATCGAGCAAGTCGACCCGGCCGTGGAGCGGTCCGCCGCGGACGCCGTACGGGCGTGGCGGGCCGGCCGCGACCGGTCCGCCGTGGACAACGCGCTCACTCTTTTGAAAGAGCAAGCCGCGGGCTCCGAAAACCTGATGCCCGTGACCCTCGACTGCGTCCGCGCCGGGGTGACCACGGGCGAGTGGGCGGGCGCGCTGCGCGAGGTGTTCGGCGAGTACCGGGCGCCGACCGGGCTGTCCGCCGCGGGTGCGCTGCGCGAAGACGCGTCGCTGTCCAGCGTGCGCGAGCGGGTCAGCCGGACCGCCCGCGACCTCGGCACCGGCCGGCTGCGCCTGCTGGTCGGCAAGCCCGGCCTCGACGGCCACTCCAACGGCGCCGAGCAGATCGCGGTGCGCGCCCGGGACGCCGGGTTCGAGGTGGTCTACCAGGGCATCCGGCTCACACCGGGGCAGATCGTGGCGGCCGCCGTGGAAGAGGACGTCGACCTCGTCGGCCTCTCCGTCCTGTCCGGGTCGCACCTCAACGCCGTACCCGCTGTCCTGGATGGACTGCGCGCGGCCGGCCGTGCGGACCTGCCGGTGGTCGTCGGCGGGATCATCCCGCCCGCCGACGCCGCCAAGCTCCGCGACGCCGGTGTAGCGCGGGTCTTCACTCCGAAAGACTTCGCGCTCACCGGCATCATGGACGAGCTCGTAACCGTTGTCCGTGAGGCTAACGGCCTGTCTTGA
- a CDS encoding ABC transporter ATP-binding protein — MDSAISVRGLRKSYGDTTAVAGLDLEVRHGEVFALLGPNGAGKTTTVEILEGFRKRDAGEVRVLGHDPTEASPGWRARVGIVLQGTGEFEELTVAEVVRHFAGFYPNAADPDDVIDRVGLTDKAKSRTHTLSGGQKRRLDVALGIVGRPELLFLDEPTTGFDPAARREFWQLIRDLAGAGTTILLTTHYLDEAEALAQRVGVIAAGQLIEVDEPSRLGDRSNAPATVSWRTPDGWQSEQSASPTALVAELAARFGGEVPGLTVTRPTLEDVYLKMIGEKA, encoded by the coding sequence ATGGATTCCGCGATCTCCGTGCGTGGGTTGCGCAAGTCGTACGGCGACACCACCGCCGTGGCCGGGCTGGATCTCGAGGTACGCCACGGCGAGGTCTTCGCGCTGCTCGGGCCGAACGGGGCGGGCAAGACCACGACGGTGGAGATCCTGGAGGGCTTCCGCAAGCGGGACGCGGGCGAGGTGCGCGTGCTCGGCCACGATCCGACCGAGGCGAGCCCCGGCTGGCGGGCCCGGGTCGGGATCGTGTTGCAGGGCACGGGTGAGTTCGAGGAGCTGACCGTCGCCGAGGTGGTGCGGCACTTCGCCGGGTTCTACCCGAACGCGGCCGACCCCGACGACGTGATCGACCGGGTCGGGCTCACCGACAAGGCCAAGTCGCGTACGCACACCCTCTCCGGCGGCCAGAAGCGCCGGCTCGACGTCGCGCTCGGCATCGTCGGCCGGCCCGAACTGCTCTTCCTCGACGAGCCGACCACCGGCTTCGACCCGGCGGCCCGGCGCGAGTTCTGGCAGCTCATCCGCGACCTGGCCGGGGCCGGCACGACGATCCTGCTGACCACGCACTACCTGGACGAGGCCGAGGCGCTCGCCCAGCGCGTCGGGGTGATCGCCGCCGGGCAACTCATCGAGGTGGACGAGCCGAGCCGGCTGGGCGACAGATCGAACGCACCCGCGACGGTGTCCTGGCGTACCCCTGATGGATGGCAGTCGGAGCAGAGCGCGTCGCCGACGGCGCTGGTGGCCGAGCTGGCCGCGCGCTTCGGCGGCGAAGTGCCGGGGCTGACGGTGACGCGGCCGACGCTGGAGGACGTTTACCTGAAGATGATCGGAGAAAAGGCGTGA
- a CDS encoding ABC transporter permease — translation MGLARRQGVLEIKQFLRSRESVVFTMAFPVIMILIFASIFDGEIAPGIKFTQYFVTGMIATGLLTVGFQSLAIQIPIERDRGVLKRLRGTPMPKWVYFAGKVVMVAAIGVVETAILLGVSAAFFDLSLPSSASKWLTFAWVSVLGLSACTLCGIAFSSVPRSARGATAVVTPVALVLQFISGVFFVFTDLPTWMQQIAAIFPLKWMCQGLRSVFLPPSFAAAEPGGSWELGKVALILGAWCIVGLVLCVRTFRWTSARS, via the coding sequence ATCGGGCTCGCGCGGCGGCAGGGCGTCCTGGAGATCAAGCAGTTCCTGCGCAGCCGGGAGTCGGTCGTCTTCACGATGGCGTTCCCGGTCATCATGATCTTGATTTTCGCGTCCATCTTCGACGGTGAGATCGCGCCGGGCATCAAATTCACCCAGTACTTCGTCACCGGGATGATCGCGACCGGCCTGCTGACGGTCGGCTTCCAGTCCCTCGCGATCCAGATCCCGATCGAGCGGGACCGGGGCGTGCTGAAGCGGCTGCGGGGTACGCCGATGCCGAAGTGGGTCTACTTCGCCGGCAAGGTTGTCATGGTCGCCGCGATCGGGGTGGTCGAGACGGCGATCCTGCTGGGGGTGTCCGCGGCGTTCTTCGACCTGTCGCTGCCGTCGTCGGCGTCGAAGTGGCTGACCTTCGCGTGGGTGTCCGTGCTGGGGCTGAGCGCGTGCACGCTGTGCGGGATCGCGTTCTCGTCGGTGCCGCGCAGCGCCCGGGGCGCCACCGCGGTGGTCACCCCGGTGGCGCTCGTCCTGCAGTTCATTTCGGGCGTGTTCTTCGTCTTCACCGACCTGCCCACGTGGATGCAGCAGATCGCGGCGATCTTCCCGCTGAAGTGGATGTGTCAAGGGCTGCGGTCGGTGTTCCTGCCGCCGTCGTTCGCCGCCGCGGAGCCGGGGGGCTCGTGGGAGCTGGGCAAGGTGGCCCTGATCCTGGGGGCGTGGTGCATCGTGGGGCTGGTGTTGTGCGTGCGCACGTTCCGCTGGACCTCGGCGCGCTCCTAA